In a genomic window of Brucella anthropi ATCC 49188:
- a CDS encoding cisplatin damage response ATP-dependent DNA ligase — MRAFAELLDRLVLTPQRNGKLRLLIDYFRATPDPDRGLALAAITRDLELQSVKPAMLRALIAERTDPALFAYSYDYVGDLAETISLIWPGPSETAPGANLPLGIVVHELQNASRREGPMLVAGWLDLLGISERYALLKLVTGGLRIGVSARLAKQALADFGGVNVVEIEELWHGQSPPYEVLFAWLEGRGEKPAATAAAPFRPVMLATALNETEIPSLDASAYSAEWKWDGIRVQAVAENGVRRLYSRTGDDISGAFPDILEVMDFEGAIDGELLVGHHGETGIETATFSDLQQRLNRKTVSAKQLHDYPAFVRAYDLLQEGNQQTGTDLRALPFSERRARLQKFLGKLDPRRFDLSPLLPFADFQELAQFRANPPHPVIEGVMLKRHDSTYLPGRPKGPWFKWKRDPFTVDAVIVYAQRGHGKRSSYYSDFTFAVWTGPEDEPVLVPVGKAYFGFTDEELKLLDKFVRENTTERFGPVRSVRAEPNHGLVVEVAFEGLNRSTRHKSGVAMRFPRFSRLRWDKPPREADRLETLEKLLS, encoded by the coding sequence ATGCGCGCTTTCGCTGAACTTCTTGACCGGCTGGTTCTGACACCGCAGCGCAACGGCAAGCTTCGTCTGCTTATTGACTATTTCCGTGCTACTCCCGACCCGGATCGCGGTCTGGCATTGGCGGCAATCACGCGCGATCTCGAACTGCAAAGCGTGAAGCCCGCCATGCTGCGTGCACTGATAGCCGAACGCACAGATCCCGCACTCTTTGCCTATTCCTATGATTATGTGGGAGACCTCGCCGAAACGATTTCGCTCATCTGGCCCGGCCCTAGTGAAACCGCGCCCGGCGCAAATCTGCCACTTGGCATCGTTGTCCACGAATTGCAGAATGCTTCGCGCCGCGAAGGCCCGATGCTTGTGGCCGGATGGCTCGATCTGCTCGGCATTTCGGAACGTTATGCACTGTTGAAGCTGGTCACCGGCGGTTTACGCATCGGGGTTTCGGCCCGCCTCGCCAAACAGGCTCTTGCTGATTTCGGCGGCGTCAACGTTGTCGAAATCGAGGAACTCTGGCACGGCCAGTCACCGCCCTATGAGGTGCTTTTCGCCTGGCTGGAAGGCCGTGGCGAAAAACCTGCTGCCACCGCAGCCGCACCGTTTCGCCCCGTCATGCTGGCGACAGCGCTTAATGAAACTGAAATCCCCTCGCTCGACGCATCCGCCTACAGTGCCGAGTGGAAGTGGGACGGCATTCGGGTGCAGGCCGTTGCGGAAAACGGCGTGCGCCGCCTCTATTCACGCACCGGTGACGATATTTCCGGCGCATTCCCGGATATTCTGGAGGTGATGGATTTCGAAGGGGCAATCGATGGCGAATTGCTCGTCGGGCATCACGGCGAAACCGGCATAGAAACGGCTACGTTTTCCGACCTCCAGCAAAGACTGAACCGCAAGACCGTGAGTGCAAAACAGTTACACGACTATCCGGCTTTCGTGCGGGCCTATGATCTGTTGCAGGAAGGGAACCAGCAGACCGGCACCGATTTGCGCGCCCTGCCCTTTTCCGAACGCCGTGCCCGCCTGCAAAAATTCCTCGGCAAGCTCGACCCCCGCCGGTTCGATCTTTCGCCACTACTGCCTTTCGCTGACTTTCAGGAACTGGCGCAGTTTCGCGCCAATCCACCCCATCCCGTCATCGAAGGCGTGATGCTGAAGCGTCACGACAGCACCTATCTGCCCGGGCGCCCCAAGGGGCCATGGTTCAAATGGAAGCGCGATCCTTTCACCGTCGATGCCGTGATCGTCTATGCCCAGCGTGGGCACGGCAAGCGCTCCAGCTATTATTCAGATTTCACCTTTGCCGTCTGGACGGGACCGGAAGACGAGCCAGTGCTGGTGCCGGTCGGCAAGGCTTATTTCGGCTTTACGGACGAAGAATTGAAGCTGCTGGACAAGTTTGTGCGCGAGAACACCACCGAGCGCTTCGGCCCGGTGCGATCTGTCCGCGCCGAGCCCAATCATGGGTTGGTGGTGGAGGTGGCTTTCGAGGGTCTCAACCGCTCCACGCGCCATAAATCCGGCGTTGCCATGCGCTTTCCGCGTTTTTCGCGGCTTCGCTGGGACAAGCCGCCCCGCGAAGCGGACCGGCTTGAAACGCTGGAAAAGCTACTGAGCTGA